AAAATGACCGCTGGCGTTATCTACGAACTCATTGTTGTGAATGATATTAAGTTGGTGTTTGTAACAGATGTTGGTGATTTTCGAGATCAGACCCGGCGCGTCTGAGCAATGAGTCAGTAGTGTTTTCTTTTCCATATTTAAGATACTTCCGTGAATAATTTTTTTATGGTACGAATAATTGTTTGGGCGTCGAATAGTGAGCTAAACCGCAATACAAGGCTAATAGATAATCTATTATTAATTTGGTTTCAACATATTCTCTGGGCCAAACGTTTTGCTAAAGAGGATTGCTGAGAAGAGCCGTCAAAACGATACACAAGGTGGTAACTTATGGACAAAGATCTATTGGCTCGAAAACTGTACCTAGAAAGAGTCTCGACTCTGGTCGGTCAGCACGAAATCGATGAGGAGCTTATTACGGAGATGTGGCAAAATCGCGCCTCCCCAGCAGAAGCAGCCAAAGTCATTTTAGAGGGTGAACATTTTAGCGGTCCGGCATGGCTAAACCGTTACCTGAATCGCAAATAATCGAACAGCATAGATTCTACATCACTGCGAGGCGAGCCAAATCCGATTCGCCTCGGCTTCGCAAAACTGCCATAATCAGCCCCACTTATCCATCACCAGCATACAGAATGATAGCCAAAACCTTCTCTTCCAAAGGCGCATTAGGCAAAGCCATCCCTGGATTTCAGGCTCGTCAGCCGCAAATTGACATGGCCGAAGCGGTCAGCCAGGCGATTCAAGACAAGAGTCAACTGGTGGTGGAGGCAGGCACCGGAACCGGAAAAACCTTTGCCTATCTTGTACCTGCATTATTGAGCGGCAAGAAAACCATTATCAGTACTGGATCGAAAAACTTGCAAGAGCAGCTCTTTCACCGCGATCTGCCGTTGATGGTCGATGCGTTGGGTTTTTATGGTCAGGTTGCGTTGCTAAAAGGACGTTCGAATTATCTCTGCTTAGACAGGCTCAGCCGACAAATGGTGGAAGTGCATCATCATGAGGCCGATTCGACGCAATTGAGTCAACTGGTCAAAGTGCGCAGTTGGTCGTCGGAGACCAAAACGGGCGATCTGGGTGATTGTGACGATTTGCCAGAAGACAGCCCGCTGATTACGACCATCACATCAACCAATGACAATTGTCTGGGTAAAGAGTGCCCGAGCTATCAAGATTGCTTTGTCCTTAAAGCACGCAAAAAGGCGCTGGATGCCGATGTGGTAGTGGTTAACCACCACCTATTTTTAGCCGATTTGGCGATCAAAGAGACCGGATTTGGCGAACTGATCCCGGAAGCCGATGTGTTTATTTTCGATGAAGCCCATCAGTTGCCGGATATCGCCAGCGAATATTTTGGACAATCACTCTCAAGCCGACAGATCCACGATCTCGCCAAAGACATCGAGATTGCTTATCGCACGGAAGTGAAAGACATGCGTCAGTTGCAAAAAGTGGGCGATAAGCTGGTGCAAACCTCGATGGATATGCGCATTGTGCTGGGAGAGCCCGGTTTTCGTGGCAACTGGCGTGATGCGTTGCAGTCACCATCGATAAAGCGTGAAGTCGAGCGCTTAGTCGATGCGTTAGATCTCACCATCGATGTGCTTAAATTGGCGCTCGGGCGCTGCCAGTTGCTCGATACGGCCTTTGAGCGGGCCAATTTGATCAAAGCGCGCTTGGAGCGCGTGTGCGATACCAGCGTAACGGGGTATTCTTACTGGTTTGATACCTCCCCCCGTCATTTCACCCTGCACATTACTCCGCTGTCGGTGGCCGATAAGTTCCACGAGCAGATTGAGATGAAACCGGGCGCGTGGATTTTTACCTCCGCGACTTTGGCGGTCAATAGCGATTTCGGCCACTTCACCGCAAGATTGGGGCTAAAACCCGCGAAACAGTTCTCGCTGCCTAGCCCTTTTGATTATCAGCAGCAGGCGCGTCTTTGTGTTCCGCGCTATCTGCCTGAACCCAATAGCCCCGGTTTAGCCGACAAACTGGTGCGTATGTTAGCGCCGTTGATTGAAGCGAACCAAGGGCGCTGTTTTTTCCTTTGTACCTCTCACAGCATGATGCGTGAACTGGGTGAACGCTTTCGCGAGGTGCTCAGTTTGCCCGTGCTGCTGCAAGGGGAAATGAGTAAACAGAAAACGCTGGCAGAGTTTATGGTGCTGGGTAATGCGCTACTGGTGGCGACAGGCGCTTTTTGGGAGGGGATTGATGTTAGAGGTGATGCGTTAAGCTGTGTTATCATCGACAAACTTCCTTTTACATCACCCGATGACCCCTTGCTCAAAGCACGAATTGAAGATTGCCGCTTGCGGGGTGGAGAACCTTTTGAACAGGTCCAGTTGCCTGATGCCGTTATCACCTTAAAACAAGGGGTAGGACGTCTAATTCGCGATCAAAAAGACCGCGGCGCACTGATTATCTGTGATAACCGCTTGGTGACCCGTGAGTATGGTGGCGTCTTCCTCGCCAGTCTCCCTCCGATCCCAAGAACACGCGATCTGGACATCATTCAACAATTTCTAACAGAACAAACAGAGAACTAAATGAGCGCAAAAATTCTCGCTATCGACACAGCCACGGAAAACTGCTCTGTGGCACTCCTAGTTGGTGAGCAAGTTTTCTCACGCAGCGAAGTGGCTCCGCGTGACCATACCAAAAAAGTGTTACCTATGGTGGACGAAGTGCTGCAAGAAGCAGGGCTGACTTTGCATGATCTGGATGCGCTAGCGTTCGGCCGAGGCCCGGGCAGTTTTACTGGCGTGCGAATTGGCATTGGTATTGCACAAGGTTTAGCGTTTGGTGCGGATTTGCCCATGATTGGCATTTCGACACTGGCGGCGATGGCGCAGGGCAGCTATCGTCAAAATGGGGCGACTCATGTGGCGACGGCGATTGATGCACGAATGAACGAAGTGTACTGGGGACGTTACCAGCGCCAAGAAGATGGCCGTTGGCAGAATGTAGATGACGAATGTGTTATTCCCCCTGCCGATTTGGCGGCGCAGTTAGACTCAGATGTACAGACTTGGACGACAGCGGGAACAGGTTGGGATGCGTACTCCGATGCGTTGGGCGCATTGGCCATTTCTGTTGAAAAAGGCGACATCCTCTATCCAGACGCGCAAGATATTGTGGTGTTAGCAGGTCACGAATGGGCAGCGGGAAACACCGTCGCGGTTGAAAACTCGAGCCCGGTGTATCTGCGTGATAACGTTGCGTGGAAGAAATTGCCTGGGCGAGAGTAGTCGCCCAACTCACTGAATAATAATGGTGGAATGCGATGGCCTCAATTAATGGTTTACCTCCTGCGATTATTCCCGGCACGGGCCGGACCAATAAGAGCAGCCGTAAAAAGGTCAATAAAAGCCAGCAACAAGTCGCACAACCTTCCAAGGTGGCCGATGCGGTGGCGCATTCCATCCGTCATGTCTCTCAAGCGGATGTAGAGCGTGCCCAGTTGCAATACGACCTTCCTGAAGGACGCGCGCGCCGAGCGATGGAAGAGTATATGGATGTAATGAATCAAGCGCGTAGAGAGGAACTTGCCCAACTCGTTGGTGTCGATATCTACGTGTAGCGCTCTGGCAATGTGCATTGAAACGTTAAAGGTGAGTGAAAGATGAAAAAAGAGTGCCGTTTACTATTCACACTGGTTGCGCTGTTTACCGTCAGTGCCTGTAGTTCGCTGCCAGAAGAGCTCAATGCGCGCAATGAGTCTGTGCTAACGGATTACAAAACCTTTGCCAAGCAGCAAGGCCAAGTCACAGAGGAAGTTCGTCTTGGTGGTGTGATTGCCAAAGTCGATAATCTATCAGATAAAACCCGAATCGAACTGGTTAATTTGCCGATAAGTAAAGAAGGCAAGCCCGATATCGGCCAAGAGCCTAGTGGCCGTTTTGTTGTCTACCTTCCTGGGTATCTTGAACCTGTCGCATTCAGTCAGGGTCGTCTAATGACGGTTGTGGGGCAAGCTGGCGGTGAAGAAAAAGGCAAAATTGGTGATTATGACTACGTCTTCCCTGTGATCCAAGCTTATGGTCACCGACTCTGGACCATCGAAGAGCGAGTCCGAGTTTACGACACTTCCACTTATCTCTATCCTTGTTACTCCATTTCTTGCCGCCAACGGCGTGATTTCCCTCGTGATGGAAAAATCATTAAAGACGTCAACTAATGCGTGATTCCCGTTATACGCTGGCGGACTTGAGTCTCGCGGCACTTGAGATTGGTGATGCAAAAACGGCTGATTTATCAGTCGTTTTTATTCATGGCTGGTTAGATAACGCCGCCAGTTTTCTCTCTGTTATGCAGCATCTTCATCATCTTTGCCCTAGATTGCATCTGTGTGCGATCGATCTGCCGGGGCATGGGCATTCTGACCACAAAGCATCGGGCAATTTTTACCCTTTTCACGACTACATTGATGATATTCATCAGTTTTTGCACATTTTATCGCCAAACAGACTGCTGTTAGTCGGCCATTCTCTTGGTGCATTGATTGCGAGTTGCTATAGTGCCGCCTTTGCTGAACAGGTGGATGCACTGGTTCAGATAGAAGGTTACGGGCCTTTGGCTGAAGCCCCGCAAAACGCGGTTCAAAGGCTCAGGCAAGGGGTGCTCAGCCGTAATCGTTTGCGTACCAAACCCTCCCGTAATCTCGCCAGTTTTGACGAGGCACTACGCCTTCGCGTGATGGCAAATCAGCTTTCTCCAGATCTGTTACGGCCGATCGTCGAGCGCTCAGTGATTGAGCAGCAAGGCACTTGGCAGTGGCGGCATGATGCAAAATTGAAATGCGACTCGCTCTATCGCATGTCCCACAAACATGCTGCAACAATGGTAGAGCAGATTTCTTGTTTTCATCTGGTCATATTAGGCGAAAATGGCTTTCGCGAGCTTAAGGATTTCAGCCACTTAAACGTGAGCAATCCTGCAAAAATCGCGACAGTTGCGGGCGGTCATCATTGTCATTTAGAGCAATCGCTCGAGGTGGCTCAGCGAATTCTTGGTGTAGTTAACAAAATTTAAACAAGTGTTTGAGAGTTTCGTGCTCAAGCATGACGGCTGTGCTGTAATAGCGAACAAAATAAGAAAGGACGCTATTGCGCAAGACAAAAGTCTTTCGTTAGCCAGCTATTGACGAGGAGTAACATCGTGGAAAAACCATGGCTTTCACGTTATCCAAGTGACGTACCTGAAACCATCAACCCAGACCAGTATGAATCGCTGGTGGAAATGTTTGAGCAATCGGTGCAAAAGTACGCCGACCAGCCTGCGTTCATGAACATGGGCTCGGTGATGACGTTTCGCAAATTAGAAGAACGCAGTCGTGCTTTTTCTGCCTATCTGCAAAACGAGCTCAAGCTGAAAAAAGGCGATCGTGTTGCCTTGATGATGCCAAACCTGCTGCAATACCCAGTTGCGCTGTTTGGCGTGTTGCGCGCCGGTCTTATTGCGGTTAACGTCAACCCTCTTTACACTCCTCGCGAGCTGGAACACCAGTTAAACGACTCTGGCGCCAAAGCGATTGTGATTGTCTCCAACTTTGCCAACACGCTTGAGCAAATCGTTGATAATACGCCAGTGAAACACGTGGTTTTGACGAGTTTGGGGCAAATGTTGCCACGCGCGAAAGGTACCATTGTTGATTTTGTCGTCAAATACGTCAAAGGCATGGTGCCTAAGTATGATCTGCCTGGGGCGATTTCAATGCGTAAAGCGCTGCACAAAGGGCGAC
The Vibrio navarrensis DNA segment above includes these coding regions:
- a CDS encoding alpha/beta hydrolase, translating into MRDSRYTLADLSLAALEIGDAKTADLSVVFIHGWLDNAASFLSVMQHLHHLCPRLHLCAIDLPGHGHSDHKASGNFYPFHDYIDDIHQFLHILSPNRLLLVGHSLGALIASCYSAAFAEQVDALVQIEGYGPLAEAPQNAVQRLRQGVLSRNRLRTKPSRNLASFDEALRLRVMANQLSPDLLRPIVERSVIEQQGTWQWRHDAKLKCDSLYRMSHKHAATMVEQISCFHLVILGENGFRELKDFSHLNVSNPAKIATVAGGHHCHLEQSLEVAQRILGVVNKI
- a CDS encoding Slp family lipoprotein codes for the protein MKKECRLLFTLVALFTVSACSSLPEELNARNESVLTDYKTFAKQQGQVTEEVRLGGVIAKVDNLSDKTRIELVNLPISKEGKPDIGQEPSGRFVVYLPGYLEPVAFSQGRLMTVVGQAGGEEKGKIGDYDYVFPVIQAYGHRLWTIEERVRVYDTSTYLYPCYSISCRQRRDFPRDGKIIKDVN
- a CDS encoding ATP-dependent DNA helicase, which produces MIAKTFSSKGALGKAIPGFQARQPQIDMAEAVSQAIQDKSQLVVEAGTGTGKTFAYLVPALLSGKKTIISTGSKNLQEQLFHRDLPLMVDALGFYGQVALLKGRSNYLCLDRLSRQMVEVHHHEADSTQLSQLVKVRSWSSETKTGDLGDCDDLPEDSPLITTITSTNDNCLGKECPSYQDCFVLKARKKALDADVVVVNHHLFLADLAIKETGFGELIPEADVFIFDEAHQLPDIASEYFGQSLSSRQIHDLAKDIEIAYRTEVKDMRQLQKVGDKLVQTSMDMRIVLGEPGFRGNWRDALQSPSIKREVERLVDALDLTIDVLKLALGRCQLLDTAFERANLIKARLERVCDTSVTGYSYWFDTSPRHFTLHITPLSVADKFHEQIEMKPGAWIFTSATLAVNSDFGHFTARLGLKPAKQFSLPSPFDYQQQARLCVPRYLPEPNSPGLADKLVRMLAPLIEANQGRCFFLCTSHSMMRELGERFREVLSLPVLLQGEMSKQKTLAEFMVLGNALLVATGAFWEGIDVRGDALSCVIIDKLPFTSPDDPLLKARIEDCRLRGGEPFEQVQLPDAVITLKQGVGRLIRDQKDRGALIICDNRLVTREYGGVFLASLPPIPRTRDLDIIQQFLTEQTEN
- the tsaB gene encoding tRNA (adenosine(37)-N6)-threonylcarbamoyltransferase complex dimerization subunit type 1 TsaB, with product MSAKILAIDTATENCSVALLVGEQVFSRSEVAPRDHTKKVLPMVDEVLQEAGLTLHDLDALAFGRGPGSFTGVRIGIGIAQGLAFGADLPMIGISTLAAMAQGSYRQNGATHVATAIDARMNEVYWGRYQRQEDGRWQNVDDECVIPPADLAAQLDSDVQTWTTAGTGWDAYSDALGALAISVEKGDILYPDAQDIVVLAGHEWAAGNTVAVENSSPVYLRDNVAWKKLPGRE